The region TGTATAGTATCGTTAATGCATGATCAATTTATTAGCCAGCATATAGCTAGGGACCAAAAGTGACATAATCCGTCTACTACACTAATTTTGTGCATTACCACTTCTTTGCTTCCACTCCCTCCGGCGGAACAGTCTCAACCGTACGACTACCCACATCATTCCAATCCGTGCTCAGACTTGTGCCATTACTCTCAACAAAACtcttcatcatggccctTTGTTGCTCTGGAGTCGCGCCCATGTACAGCTTCTTGAAGAAGTCATTAACACTCGaatcttcttcgtcttcctcttcgccaATCTTGTCCCAGTTCTTGGGGCCAGAGCGAGATGAAGACGGGTATGCATGGGCGGGAGCATGGTCATGTGCGGGAGGTGCGGGAGGCGAATTCCCATTTCCAGTTTCGGCTGCCGGCGCGGCCTTGGTCTCCTTTGCCTTGGCGTCTGCGTCGTCCATGGCTCGCTTTCTTGCCTCCTCCGGTGCTTGGAGCCTAGAACCAGTAAGTTTTCTGTagatggaaggagaagaagggggcTCAACATACTCTTTGTCGTTTTCGGCAgcttctttggcttctgACTTATCTTTGGTGATTTGTGGCCATTTTCCGGGCACTTTCTTGGCCAGTCGTAGCTCGATCTTGCTGGGCGTAACATTGTATCTCGAGTTGTCTGGGTCGATTTGGCCGTATGTCTCGAGAAGGAATTCTTTCTCCTCTCCGTTTGGATAGATCAGATAATTCAAGTGCACAGAGTCTGGGAGAAACTCCACATGCAGTTTGTCCTCGTTGAGCCctttgctgaagatggacaCCGAAATATACAGCCTGGTTTGGTAATCCTGCAGGCGAGGGGGCCCATCAGTTGGAAGAACCACGACTGGTTCCTCGACATAGGATACCTCCTCAATCTTCTCGTCCGCCTGCAGAGCCGCAAGCTCTTTGCGCTCCGGCTGCAAGGACACTGTCGCTTTCCggccctcatcatcagcaggTAGCCTGTTCATGGCAGCGAGAGCTTGAAGACGAAGGCTACTCGCTTGACGCCATATCGCAGCATGGGGTGGTGGAGTGCCCATCAGTGCCCCTTCTTGGTAAACTCGAGTGCCAGCTTCCTCCTTCGCTTCGTCGGTAGCCTCTTTGAGGCTTGCTTTCCAGAATCCATTTTCATCAGAATTTTCTTTCCTGATATCTTCCTTGTCAAGTGCGGCATGACCATGAACCAGACGCATGGAATACATGGCGCAACAGTCGGCGTTGGCGTACTGACCCAGCCGGAAGTAGG is a window of Pochonia chlamydosporia 170 chromosome 5, whole genome shotgun sequence DNA encoding:
- a CDS encoding oxidosqualene:lanosterol cyclase (similar to Metarhizium acridum CQMa 102 XP_007810409.1); protein product: MAHISMATRGLLDIEDRNWDKAIIRLSKALQGSPNPAWLLARSKALVSVGRFEEALDDANLAFHNAYDRNKRDLMIEAHYRRGVAYFRLGQYANADCCAMYSMRLVHGHAALDKEDIRKENSDENGFWKASLKEATDEAKEEAGTRVYQEGALMGTPPPHAAIWRQASSLRLQALAAMNRLPADDEGRKATVSLQPERKELAALQADEKIEEVSYVEEPVVVLPTDGPPRLQDYQTRLYISVSIFSKGLNEDKLHVEFLPDSVHLNYLIYPNGEEKEFLLETYGQIDPDNSRYNVTPSKIELRLAKKVPGKWPQITKDKSEAKEAAENDKELQAPEEARKRAMDDADAKAKETKAAPAAETGNGNSPPAPPAHDHAPAHAYPSSSRSGPKNWDKIGEEEDEEDSSVNDFFKKLYMGATPEQQRAMMKSFVESNGTSLSTDWNDVGSRTVETVPPEGVEAKKW